One genomic segment of [Phormidium] sp. ETS-05 includes these proteins:
- a CDS encoding Rne/Rng family ribonuclease yields MPKQIIIAEQHRIAAVFSEDQIQELVVAKGTHQVGDIYLGIVENVLPGIDAAFVNIGDPDRNGFIHVTDLGPLRLKRSSGAITELLAPQQKVLVQVMKEPTGNKGPRLTGNITLPGRYLVLMPFGRGVNLSRRIRSEAERSHLRALGILIKPAGMGLLVRTEAEGVEEEAILEDLESLQKQWELIQRETTASRAPALLNRDDDFIQRVLREMYSNDVNRIVVDSPTAVKRVKQQLLVWSGGKSPQGVLIEEHRDSRMPVLEYFRVNAAIREALKPRVDLPSGGYIIIEPTEALTVIDVNSGSFTRSQTSRETVLWTNCEAATEIARQLRLRNLAGVIIVDFIDMDSRRDQLQVLEHFSKALKADKARPQIAQLSELGLVELTRKRQGQNIYELFGRTCATCGGLGHTVHLPTEGDLPATPPADTRITLRKEADPMVSEPGPGRYAGISEGRSIASDSVPSISRIIPEKSAIVSDPNQGSGLSLPTGESRPRTISAARYADGGAGETVATGRYGTENLRRDVSGPDLVNDLQELDLLNHPNYQVLGGANTRRRRRRRVGGEEVRFLGADKGEFLDEPVSGNTSSVGLPLLPDAVSDSFDDGDSSVAMVEDSYVSATPTRTVERLRPVKREIDKSLNEPPEVIVVEMTPDEQDVYALMGITPLVMFQGEVKNPKAVTITIKEPGASGSLTNWSGGGSTFEDPEAEETSAFEAEETSAFEAEETPAFEVEETSAFEVEETPAFEVEDTLEEEDDGVENIPATTRRRRRRSSAVE; encoded by the coding sequence ATGCCGAAGCAAATTATTATCGCGGAGCAGCATAGAATTGCTGCCGTGTTTTCTGAAGACCAAATTCAAGAACTGGTGGTGGCCAAGGGAACCCATCAAGTGGGTGATATTTATCTGGGTATTGTGGAAAATGTGTTGCCCGGAATTGATGCGGCGTTTGTCAATATCGGCGACCCCGATCGCAACGGATTTATCCACGTCACCGACCTAGGTCCCCTGCGTCTGAAGCGCTCCTCCGGTGCCATTACGGAACTGCTGGCACCACAGCAAAAAGTGCTGGTGCAAGTAATGAAAGAGCCCACAGGCAACAAAGGGCCACGCCTCACCGGAAACATCACTCTCCCTGGTCGCTATTTAGTCCTGATGCCTTTCGGACGGGGAGTGAACCTCAGCCGCCGCATCCGATCGGAAGCCGAACGCAGCCACCTGCGCGCTCTCGGGATTTTGATTAAACCCGCAGGCATGGGTCTCCTAGTGCGAACCGAGGCGGAAGGGGTCGAAGAAGAGGCAATTCTCGAAGACTTGGAATCGCTGCAAAAACAGTGGGAGCTGATTCAGCGGGAAACCACCGCATCTCGGGCGCCAGCGCTGCTGAATCGGGATGATGACTTCATCCAGCGCGTCCTCCGAGAAATGTACAGCAACGATGTCAATCGCATTGTGGTGGACTCTCCCACCGCAGTCAAGCGGGTAAAGCAGCAATTGCTGGTGTGGAGCGGCGGTAAGTCCCCCCAAGGAGTGCTGATAGAAGAACATCGGGACTCGCGGATGCCGGTTTTGGAATACTTCCGGGTTAATGCCGCCATTCGTGAAGCCCTCAAACCCCGGGTGGACCTGCCCTCTGGTGGTTACATTATCATCGAACCCACAGAAGCTCTGACGGTGATTGATGTCAACTCTGGCTCTTTCACCCGCTCCCAGACTTCCCGAGAAACCGTTCTGTGGACTAATTGCGAAGCCGCCACAGAAATTGCCCGTCAGTTACGCCTGCGCAATCTCGCTGGTGTGATTATTGTTGACTTTATCGATATGGATTCTCGGCGTGACCAGTTGCAAGTGTTAGAACACTTCAGCAAAGCCTTGAAAGCAGATAAAGCCAGACCGCAAATTGCCCAGCTATCAGAGTTGGGGTTGGTGGAACTGACCCGCAAGCGCCAAGGACAAAATATTTACGAGTTGTTTGGCCGCACTTGCGCCACTTGCGGCGGACTGGGCCATACTGTCCACTTGCCCACAGAGGGTGATTTACCAGCAACGCCGCCCGCCGATACCCGAATCACTCTCAGAAAAGAGGCTGATCCTATGGTGTCGGAACCAGGACCAGGGCGTTATGCGGGTATTTCGGAAGGCCGTAGTATCGCCTCAGATAGCGTCCCCTCTATTAGCCGCATTATTCCCGAAAAATCGGCGATCGTTTCTGACCCCAACCAGGGTAGCGGTCTTTCTCTGCCTACTGGGGAAAGTCGCCCTCGCACGATAAGTGCGGCGCGCTACGCCGACGGCGGTGCTGGGGAGACGGTGGCGACGGGACGCTACGGAACCGAAAATCTGCGGCGGGATGTCTCTGGGCCAGATTTGGTCAACGATTTGCAAGAGTTGGATTTGCTCAATCACCCGAATTATCAGGTTTTGGGTGGGGCAAATACTCGCCGTCGTCGCCGTCGCCGGGTTGGTGGTGAGGAAGTACGTTTTCTCGGTGCCGACAAGGGCGAGTTTTTAGATGAGCCAGTGTCTGGCAATACTTCCTCGGTGGGTTTGCCTTTGCTACCTGATGCGGTGTCTGATTCCTTTGATGATGGTGACTCCTCGGTAGCAATGGTGGAGGATAGTTACGTTAGTGCCACTCCCACCCGCACGGTGGAACGCCTCCGTCCAGTGAAGCGGGAAATTGATAAGTCTCTTAATGAACCGCCAGAAGTGATTGTGGTGGAGATGACCCCCGACGAGCAGGATGTTTATGCCTTAATGGGGATTACGCCTTTGGTGATGTTCCAGGGAGAAGTGAAAAATCCCAAAGCGGTGACAATTACCATCAAAGAACCGGGTGCCTCTGGTTCTCTGACCAATTGGTCTGGTGGTGGTAGCACCTTTGAGGATCCAGAGGCGGAGGAAACTTCTGCATTTGAGGCGGAGGAAACTTCTGCATTTGAGGCGGAGGAAACGCCTGCATTTGAGGTGGAGGAAACTTCTGCATTTGAGGTGGAGGAAACGCCTGCATTTGAGGTGGAGGATACCCTGGAAGAAGAAGACGATGGTGTAGAGAATATCCCGGCAACTACCCGCCGCCGCCGCCGCCGTTCTTCAGCGGTTGAATAA
- a CDS encoding ribonuclease HII — MTIAGVDEVGRGCLFGPVVAAAVILPPPTLGDDVRAHLAAAGVKDSKRLSPGKRCRLAKLIGEMAVDCQVGIASVGEIDRLNILQASLLAMRRAILRLKTTPELCLIDGNQLIPHLSLPQETIVKGDAQCLDIACASIVAKVWRDQLISRLAVKYPHYDLTNNKGYGTPKHLHGIEIYGLSPQHRRSFRQGN; from the coding sequence ATGACAATTGCTGGGGTTGATGAGGTGGGGCGTGGTTGTTTGTTCGGTCCGGTGGTGGCGGCGGCGGTGATTTTGCCGCCTCCAACTCTGGGGGATGATGTGCGGGCACATCTGGCCGCTGCTGGGGTCAAGGATAGTAAGCGCCTCAGTCCTGGTAAAAGGTGCCGTTTGGCTAAGCTGATTGGGGAAATGGCGGTGGATTGTCAGGTGGGTATTGCTTCGGTGGGGGAAATCGATCGCCTGAATATTTTGCAGGCTTCTCTGCTGGCGATGCGGCGGGCGATTTTGAGGCTGAAAACTACCCCAGAACTTTGTTTGATTGACGGTAATCAGCTAATTCCGCATCTGTCTTTACCACAGGAGACTATAGTCAAGGGTGATGCTCAATGTCTGGATATCGCCTGTGCTAGCATTGTGGCCAAGGTGTGGCGTGACCAACTCATCTCGCGGCTGGCGGTGAAATATCCCCATTATGACTTGACTAATAACAAGGGTTATGGTACTCCTAAGCACCTGCACGGAATCGAGATTTACGGTCTTTCACCCCAGCATCGCCGCTCTTTCCGTCAGGGCAATTGA
- a CDS encoding DUF1997 domain-containing protein produces the protein MYHLFTASQSVKLAVPEQKVPIERYLRQPQRIVRGMGDPSRIQQLAADCYRLKMRPLKFFMLNIEPTVDMQIWADANGIINLQSVGCELRGIETINEHFQLELSGTLQAMGGGKSTYLQGGAELQLKIYLPPPFTMMPAAIVRSTGDKLLGNVLLRMKQKLMQQLLLDYEQWAQQQTQELLAA, from the coding sequence ATGTATCATCTATTCACTGCCTCACAATCCGTAAAACTAGCCGTACCGGAACAAAAAGTGCCCATAGAGCGATACTTGCGGCAACCGCAGCGTATTGTCAGGGGAATGGGAGACCCCAGCCGGATTCAGCAGTTAGCAGCAGATTGCTATCGGCTGAAAATGCGCCCATTAAAATTTTTTATGCTCAATATAGAGCCCACTGTAGATATGCAGATTTGGGCAGATGCCAATGGCATAATTAATTTGCAGTCGGTGGGGTGCGAACTGCGGGGGATAGAAACAATTAACGAACACTTTCAACTAGAGCTGAGCGGAACACTACAGGCAATGGGAGGGGGAAAAAGCACCTATTTGCAGGGGGGCGCTGAATTGCAACTAAAGATTTATTTACCGCCACCGTTTACGATGATGCCCGCCGCGATCGTGCGCTCCACTGGGGACAAACTGCTCGGCAACGTGCTGCTGAGAATGAAACAGAAATTAATGCAGCAGCTATTGCTAGATTACGAGCAGTGGGCACAGCAACAAACCCAAGAATTGCTGGCTGCTTAA
- a CDS encoding DUF1997 domain-containing protein, which translates to MLTRFFASQSVEIAVPEQPVPIQHYLRQPQRLVKALVDPRRTEQLSPERFRLKMRPLDFMMLQIQPTVDIRVWAKSDGTIHLASVGCEIRGVEYINRRFSLDLVGKLYPVQVDGITYLRGKADLAVQVEIPQMLLFTPMPILETTGNGLIKSVLLTIKQRLMHQLISDYRHWASGDSRNPVSENPIGLVGDGTPV; encoded by the coding sequence ATGCTGACCCGTTTTTTTGCTTCCCAGTCGGTAGAAATCGCCGTGCCCGAGCAACCCGTCCCCATTCAGCACTACCTGCGCCAGCCTCAGCGGTTGGTCAAGGCATTAGTTGACCCCCGGCGGACAGAACAACTCAGTCCCGAGCGCTTTCGCTTAAAAATGCGTCCCCTGGACTTTATGATGCTACAGATTCAGCCCACCGTAGATATCCGCGTTTGGGCAAAATCAGATGGAACCATTCATCTGGCATCCGTCGGCTGCGAAATCCGGGGGGTGGAATACATCAACCGCCGCTTTTCCCTTGACCTAGTGGGCAAACTCTATCCGGTCCAGGTGGATGGAATCACATATCTCCGAGGTAAAGCCGATTTAGCGGTACAGGTGGAAATCCCCCAAATGCTGCTGTTCACTCCCATGCCGATTTTAGAAACCACCGGCAACGGCTTGATTAAAAGCGTTTTGCTCACCATTAAGCAGCGCCTGATGCACCAGCTCATATCCGATTATCGCCATTGGGCCAGCGGCGACTCCAGAAACCCGGTTTCTGAAAACCCGATCGGTCTTGTGGGAGACGGCACCCCAGTTTAA